From Variimorphobacter saccharofermentans, one genomic window encodes:
- a CDS encoding DUF2156 domain-containing protein, with product MISFTKINDDNILTAAEYFKYKISRTSDYTIGAMYMWREFYDSSFAIYDDMILYRVKFLNRTSFTFPVGSGSLEKAMDVLKEYCQINNLPLWFCTVPEEYVPTLVDRFQGTIPAAPSRDWADYLYLAEDLASMAGRRYSGQRNHINKFKKLYPDYRYQRITPDNKHRIVDFLIDYEKYHSKDASLAREELKRSLELMPYLERFNLPGGFIEVDGVIVAITIGEIVNDTLYCHIEKAIRDYQGAYQMIVKEFASDMTTQYGIKYINREEDVGDEGLRTSKLSYHPIKLLDKYCVLLP from the coding sequence ATGATATCGTTTACAAAAATAAATGATGATAATATATTGACGGCCGCCGAATATTTCAAGTATAAAATAAGCCGGACAAGTGACTACACCATCGGCGCAATGTATATGTGGAGGGAATTTTATGATTCCAGTTTTGCGATATATGATGATATGATATTATATCGTGTCAAATTCTTAAATCGTACCTCCTTTACGTTTCCTGTCGGAAGCGGGTCCTTAGAAAAAGCTATGGATGTCCTTAAGGAGTACTGTCAGATTAATAATCTGCCATTATGGTTTTGTACTGTTCCTGAAGAATATGTCCCGACATTGGTAGATCGCTTTCAGGGTACCATTCCGGCAGCCCCTAGCCGTGATTGGGCAGATTACCTTTACCTGGCCGAAGATCTGGCCAGCATGGCTGGACGCAGATATAGTGGCCAGCGAAATCATATTAACAAATTCAAAAAACTATATCCTGATTACCGTTATCAGAGAATTACCCCTGATAATAAGCATCGGATAGTTGATTTTTTAATTGACTATGAGAAATATCACAGTAAAGATGCAAGCTTAGCCCGGGAAGAATTGAAAAGGTCCCTGGAACTTATGCCCTATCTGGAGAGATTCAATCTTCCAGGAGGTTTTATCGAGGTGGATGGTGTTATTGTAGCAATCACCATCGGAGAAATCGTTAATGATACCCTATACTGTCATATAGAGAAAGCAATTCGTGATTATCAAGGAGCATATCAAATGATTGTAAAAGAATTTGCCAGTGATATGACTACTCAATACGGCATCAAATATATTAACAGAGAAGAGGATGTGGGTGATGAAGGCTTACGAACCTCAAAACTTTCCTATCATCCAATAAAGCTACTGGATAAGTATTGTGTTCTCCTTCCGTAA
- a CDS encoding putative ABC transporter permease, which produces MLIVYNKFLKYTFLFLTGGFAYGGIEIMSRGYSHISMMIAGGICFVLIGLLNEVFSPEMAIISQMVISALIITIVEFVVGLVVNVWLQLNVWDYSDKPYNLMGQVCLLYTIYWFFLSLLAIIMDDFLRYFLLREEKPHYKIF; this is translated from the coding sequence ATGCTGATAGTGTATAATAAATTTCTGAAGTATACATTCTTGTTTCTAACCGGTGGTTTTGCATACGGGGGAATAGAAATAATGTCACGCGGATATTCTCATATCTCCATGATGATTGCAGGTGGTATCTGTTTCGTCTTGATCGGTCTGTTAAACGAAGTCTTTTCCCCGGAAATGGCAATCATCAGTCAGATGGTAATATCCGCTTTGATCATTACAATAGTAGAGTTTGTTGTAGGATTAGTGGTAAATGTTTGGCTTCAGCTTAATGTATGGGATTACTCGGATAAGCCATATAATCTTATGGGTCAGGTCTGTTTGCTCTATACGATTTATTGGTTTTTTTTATCCCTACTGGCTATTATTATGGACGATTTTCTTCGTTATTTCCTCTTGCGGGAGGAAAAACCCCATTATAAAATCTTTTAA